A portion of the Pan troglodytes isolate AG18354 chromosome 10, NHGRI_mPanTro3-v2.0_pri, whole genome shotgun sequence genome contains these proteins:
- the LOC737952 gene encoding putative uncharacterized protein encoded by MAPKAPK5-AS1: MALSMSLSSDILSGAPTARRGGGCSAALSPRGRGSKGLGTRAPGPRGDGQQPPLGTGGDEDPGAGSASAGGSRLAAAAAAEAAAPGDKSLCWAPRGRLLASSPAGEAGSRGRARRGGPRPGALCKGLAGPPLRPGLARS; the protein is encoded by the coding sequence ATGGCTTTGTCCATGTCGCTCTCCTCCGACATACTCAGTGGGGCCCCCACAGCCAGGAGAGGCGGAGGCTGCTCAGCAGCCCTGTCCCCGCGCGGCCGAGGGAGCAAAGGGCTCGGCACTCGGGCCCCTGGGCCTCGTGGCGACGGGCAGCAGCCGCCCCTCGGGACCGGTGGGGATGAGGACCCCGGCGCCGGCTCTGCTTCGGCGGGCGGCTCTAGGCTGGCGGCAGCAGCAGCGGCGGAGGCGGCGGCCCCTGGGGACAAGTCTTTGTGCTGGGCCCCGCGCGGCCGCCTCCTAGCCTCATCCCCAGCTGGGGAGGCAGGCTCCCGGGGTAGGGCGAGGCGGGGAGGGCCTCGACCCGGGGCGCTGTGCAAGGGCCTCGCGGGGCCGCCGCTTAGACCTGGGCTCGCCAGGTCCTAA